One stretch of Pigmentiphaga aceris DNA includes these proteins:
- a CDS encoding ATP-dependent DNA helicase gives MSIQLQPEQSLALDAIIAFMNNPDQDAFILRGSAGTGKTTLIAQLVSAIAEMNLSCSLMAPTGRAARILSNKITQMIGSRAEQESKTAAVLACPDSGVPLASTIHATIYTRTDVELNEEAESANDPGVRIVFGLKKDEPLGGLFIIDESSMVGDKEAHGDFMQFGSGRLLKDLVTYARIRRQGRATDNLPKLLFVGDPAQLPPVGENSSPALSEAYLRSEFSLRVGTFDLLTVMRQARGSSILDRATALRDAIRTERFNTFSLKPDGQEIVKVETAVAVERVVQSIRAKDTTVVVVQSNATALDYNRNVRQQLWGDASLPMQSGDTLLINRNSPLHMLSNGDLVKVMQVAPQAMQVSVPLKGGHHVELRFRDVSLAFRAGDGSIVQTQCFLLENLLDSPHRELTALELRALLVDFRRRNPELRAKTPEFNQAIRTDPFFNALQVKFGYAMTCHKAQGGEWNTVIVDFPAGAGVRHAGFFRWAYTAITRASRTLMVVSPPDFTALSGLWAESTNPAVGAPTADIAAVDPFISDPDWHRFSFSAATAPLMHMHQQLRAAWEAQGIHAEQLQHLQYCERYTVTRQGKRASLQYYYDKKHKLSRAASVPRAGFDETLADDALAVLHALAGKPSSSVTAVFLQEFLDLLDASLAGSSIRRTDYKAMPYRLRVSFADGHRQGDIDFTYDGTETWTNAVEVGTPGSSMGLYEAIQRSMLMHQALQ, from the coding sequence ATGTCCATCCAACTGCAGCCAGAGCAGTCCTTGGCGCTCGACGCAATTATCGCGTTCATGAACAATCCGGATCAGGACGCTTTCATATTGCGCGGGAGTGCAGGAACTGGCAAAACCACGCTGATTGCCCAGTTGGTTTCCGCGATTGCAGAAATGAATCTCTCGTGCTCGCTAATGGCTCCCACAGGACGTGCCGCGCGCATTCTCAGCAACAAGATCACTCAAATGATCGGCAGCAGGGCCGAGCAAGAATCCAAGACCGCAGCCGTCCTGGCTTGCCCCGATAGTGGCGTGCCATTGGCGTCGACTATCCATGCCACCATCTACACACGGACCGACGTCGAGTTGAACGAGGAGGCCGAGTCGGCCAACGATCCAGGCGTGCGTATCGTTTTTGGCTTGAAAAAGGACGAACCGCTGGGGGGCTTGTTCATAATTGACGAATCATCGATGGTCGGTGACAAGGAAGCCCACGGCGATTTCATGCAGTTCGGTTCTGGCCGATTGCTTAAAGATCTGGTTACCTACGCCAGGATCAGACGGCAAGGTCGAGCCACTGACAATTTGCCAAAGTTGTTGTTTGTCGGCGACCCGGCGCAGTTGCCGCCTGTAGGTGAAAATTCCTCTCCAGCATTATCCGAGGCTTATTTGCGCTCGGAATTCAGTCTGCGTGTAGGTACATTTGACTTGCTCACGGTTATGCGTCAAGCACGCGGGAGTTCGATTCTGGACCGCGCGACTGCCCTGCGCGACGCCATCCGCACCGAGCGCTTCAATACGTTTTCCTTGAAACCAGATGGACAGGAAATCGTGAAGGTTGAAACGGCCGTCGCGGTAGAACGGGTAGTACAGAGCATTCGTGCGAAAGACACGACGGTCGTGGTTGTACAGTCGAACGCGACAGCGCTCGATTACAACCGTAATGTCCGACAGCAGCTTTGGGGAGATGCCAGTTTGCCGATGCAAAGTGGCGATACGCTGCTGATCAATCGGAATTCTCCTTTGCACATGCTGAGCAATGGCGACTTGGTAAAGGTAATGCAGGTAGCACCGCAAGCTATGCAGGTGTCGGTGCCCTTGAAAGGCGGCCATCACGTCGAACTGCGATTTCGCGACGTTAGCCTGGCATTTCGTGCAGGCGATGGCAGTATTGTGCAAACGCAGTGTTTCTTGTTGGAGAACCTGCTTGACTCGCCCCACAGGGAGCTTACGGCGCTGGAACTGCGTGCATTGCTGGTCGATTTTCGTCGGCGCAATCCCGAATTGCGAGCCAAGACGCCTGAGTTCAATCAGGCAATTCGTACCGACCCGTTCTTTAATGCGCTACAAGTGAAATTCGGCTACGCCATGACATGTCATAAGGCGCAGGGCGGCGAGTGGAATACGGTCATCGTCGATTTTCCCGCTGGTGCCGGCGTTCGCCATGCGGGTTTTTTCCGCTGGGCTTACACCGCCATTACCCGCGCTTCCCGGACACTGATGGTGGTTTCTCCGCCTGATTTCACTGCCCTGAGCGGCCTTTGGGCGGAGAGCACCAATCCTGCTGTGGGCGCACCCACTGCGGATATCGCCGCAGTCGACCCGTTTATCAGCGATCCTGATTGGCATCGCTTTTCCTTCTCTGCAGCGACAGCGCCTTTGATGCACATGCATCAGCAATTGCGTGCGGCATGGGAGGCGCAGGGCATTCATGCCGAGCAACTGCAGCACTTGCAATACTGCGAACGGTATACCGTTACGCGCCAAGGCAAGCGTGCCTCACTGCAGTATTACTACGATAAAAAACATAAGTTGAGCCGGGCTGCATCAGTACCGAGGGCGGGTTTCGACGAAACACTTGCCGATGACGCGCTGGCGGTCTTGCATGCACTGGCCGGTAAACCGAGTTCATCGGTGACAGCGGTTTTTCTTCAAGAATTTCTTGATCTGCTGGATGCGTCACTTGCGGGTTCGTCGATCCGACGGACCGACTACAAGGCGATGCCGTATCGGTTGCGGGTGAGCTTTGCCGATGGCCACCGACAAGGCGACATCGATTTTACCTATGACGGGACAGAGACCTGGACCAACGCTGTCGAAGTCGGCACGCCCGGAAGCAGTATGGGTCTGTATGAAGCGATTCAGCGCTCCATGCTTATGCATCAGGCCCTGCAGTAA